A section of the Corvus hawaiiensis isolate bCorHaw1 chromosome 14, bCorHaw1.pri.cur, whole genome shotgun sequence genome encodes:
- the LOC125333467 gene encoding TLR adapter interacting with SLC15A4 on the lysosome-like, with the protein MLAEGILTRLIYKESCHPDKPRKSPASQKAKEGIWRQKLVDIPKIKGFADGCEKQGELSARSSKVEARSGPRWGSIEKEPSKGQEMLAKGTASPALHIPKRGGSLDRVDLYRSWPCNSIYQNYPDLQIGGDCVGGHTCDSGCVLDHVWDELPDGPVLLSIDIPLGQSPIPCEHPKNPSVMSLPGDEAGERSIVLSEEPLSNSTLNKYMEAKVAELYKQFFEESLARCGSITNLLAGSWIRNSLDQISVQISQEQNIETSKARGALLHSLALFSSLNAPNRNSSEFSTPNLQISNIVGAKWSCRMDFTS; encoded by the coding sequence ATGCTGGCAGAAGGCATCCTAACGAGGCTCATCTATAAAGAAAGCTGTCATCCAGATAAGCCTCGCAAATCTCCTGCATCCCAAAAGGCTAAAGAGGGAATCTGGAGACAGAAACTTGTAGACATCCCAAAAATTAAAGGCTTTGCTGATGGATGTGAGAAGCAGGGGGAGCTCTCTGCCAGAAGCAGCAAAGTGGAAGCCAGGAGCGGCCCTCGATGGGGATCCATAGAAAAGGAGCCCTCAAAAGGTCAGGAAATGCTGGCTAAAGGAACTGCATCCCCAGCTTTACATATCCCCAAGAGAGGAGGAAGCCTAGACCGGGTGGATTTGTACAGATCCTGGCCATGCAACAGCATTTACCAGAACTATCCTGACCTGCAGATCGGGGGGGACTGTGTGGGGGGCCACACGTGTGACTCCGGCTGTGTCCTGGACCATGTGTGGGATGAACTTCCCGACGGCCCCGTCCTGCTCTCCATAGATATTCCCCTAGGTCAGTCCCCCATTCCGTGTGagcatcccaaaaatcccagtgtGATGTCCCTGCCTGGAGATGAAGCTGGAGAAAGGAGCATTGTGCTCAGTGAGGAGCCTCTTTCCAACTCCACACTCAACAAGTACATGGAAGCCAAAGTGGCAGAGCTCTACAAACAGTTTTTTGAAGAAAGCCTGGCCAGATGTGGTTCCATAACAAACCTCCTCGCTGGCAGCTGGATAAGGAACAGCCTGGACCAGATAAGTGTTCAGATCTCCCAGGAGCAGAACATAGAAACATCCAAAGCCAGAGGAGCCCTCTTGCACTCGTTGGCTTTGTTCAGCTCCCTCAACGCTCCCAACAGGAACAGCTCTGAGTTCAGCACGCCAAACCTCCAAATCTCCAACATAGTGGGTGCAAAATGGAGCTGCAGGATGGACTTCACATCCTGA